One genomic segment of Chitinophaga sancti includes these proteins:
- a CDS encoding methyltransferase domain-containing protein, which produces MAWNADLYKEKHAFVFNYGNSVVEWLQPKAGETILDLGCGTGELSAQIAESGATVKGIDSSASMIASAKSHYPSIDFEVADGTSFSLNQTFDAVFSNATLHWIRQKEKVLDRIWHHLKPGGRLVLEMGGKGNVDDITGALSKAMKEKGYEFKPFWYFPSPGEYTSLLEEYGFRVNQLSYFDRDTELADPENGIVEWLQMFGAYYLEAIPEADRLPILKAAQESLRATNFRDGKWYTKYVRLRVKAEKIADAQ; this is translated from the coding sequence ATGGCCTGGAACGCGGATTTATATAAAGAAAAGCATGCCTTTGTTTTCAACTATGGTAACAGTGTAGTAGAATGGCTGCAGCCCAAAGCTGGGGAGACTATCCTCGATCTGGGTTGTGGTACAGGCGAACTCTCGGCTCAGATTGCTGAGAGTGGGGCAACGGTAAAAGGGATAGACAGTTCCGCCAGTATGATTGCCAGTGCAAAAAGTCATTACCCTTCCATCGATTTTGAAGTGGCAGACGGTACTTCTTTTTCACTGAATCAAACCTTCGATGCGGTGTTTTCCAATGCCACCCTGCACTGGATTCGCCAGAAGGAGAAAGTACTGGATCGTATCTGGCATCACCTGAAACCCGGTGGCAGACTGGTACTGGAAATGGGAGGAAAAGGAAATGTAGACGACATCACTGGTGCACTGAGCAAAGCGATGAAAGAAAAGGGATATGAATTTAAACCTTTTTGGTATTTTCCATCTCCTGGTGAATATACTTCCCTGTTGGAAGAATATGGTTTCCGGGTAAATCAGCTGAGCTATTTTGACCGTGATACCGAGCTGGCTGATCCGGAGAATGGTATCGTAGAATGGCTGCAGATGTTCGGGGCATACTACCTCGAAGCAATACCTGAAGCAGACAGACTGCCCATCCTCAAAGCTGCACAGGAAAGCCTGCGTGCTACTAACTTCCGCGATGGCAAATGGTATACTAAGTATGTAAGGTTGCGCGTGAAAGCTGAAAAAATTGCAGACGCTCAATAA
- the leuD gene encoding 3-isopropylmalate dehydratase small subunit: MSKNFQQLESTAVPIPIENIDTDQIIPARFLKATTRDGFGENLFRDWRFDGDNQPKADFVLNNPTYSGQVLVAGKNFGCGSSREHAAWAIADYGFKVVISSFFADIFKNNALNNFILPIQVTDAFLDKIFAAIEADVHAKLAVDLEKQTLKIVSTGEEVSFDINPYKKACLINGYDDIDYLLSLRKEIETYEATREFNF, translated from the coding sequence ATGAGTAAGAATTTTCAACAGTTGGAATCTACCGCAGTTCCTATTCCAATCGAAAACATTGATACTGACCAGATCATTCCGGCACGCTTCCTGAAAGCAACTACCCGCGATGGTTTCGGTGAAAATCTGTTCCGCGACTGGCGTTTTGACGGCGACAATCAACCTAAAGCTGATTTCGTACTGAACAATCCTACTTACAGTGGCCAGGTACTGGTAGCTGGTAAAAACTTTGGTTGTGGTTCCAGCCGTGAGCACGCAGCCTGGGCCATTGCCGACTATGGTTTCAAGGTGGTGATCAGCAGTTTCTTTGCAGATATCTTCAAGAACAATGCACTGAACAACTTCATCCTGCCTATCCAGGTGACTGATGCATTTCTCGACAAGATCTTTGCAGCAATCGAAGCAGACGTACATGCGAAACTGGCTGTAGATCTTGAAAAACAGACCCTGAAGATTGTATCTACGGGTGAAGAAGTTTCCTTCGACATCAATCCATACAAGAAAGCATGCCTGATCAATGGCTATGATGATATTGACTACCTGTTAAGCCTGCGTAAGGAAATTGAAACTTACGAAGCCACCCGGGAGTTTAATTTTTAA
- the leuB gene encoding 3-isopropylmalate dehydrogenase codes for MGVDKKILVIPGDGIGQEVTTWGRKVLETIATNYKHNFTFEEGIMGHVAIEATGNPLPDETLDKARKSDAILFGAIGHAKYDNDPTLKVRPEQGLLKIRKELGLYANLRPIKLFDELLEASSIKPEILRGADILFFRELTGDVYFGEKNRSEDRNTASDLMIYHKYEVERIARKAFEAARTRRNKLCSVDKANVLEASRLWREVVQALAKEYTDVEVEHMFIDNAAMQLVKDPKRFDVVVTGNLFGDILTDEASQIAGSMGMLASASVGDSVGFYEPIHGSAHDIAGKGIANPLASILSAALMLDISFGLKNESLRVIKAVEATLKQGFRTMDIANKHTDNHLVMGTDAMGAKVLENLN; via the coding sequence ATGGGCGTAGACAAAAAAATACTGGTTATTCCGGGTGATGGTATCGGACAAGAAGTGACTACCTGGGGTAGGAAAGTGCTGGAAACAATAGCAACAAACTACAAGCACAACTTTACGTTTGAAGAAGGCATCATGGGGCACGTAGCAATCGAAGCTACCGGTAATCCCCTGCCAGATGAAACATTGGATAAAGCACGCAAAAGTGACGCTATCCTTTTTGGCGCTATCGGACATGCCAAATATGACAACGATCCTACACTGAAAGTACGCCCTGAACAGGGATTGCTGAAGATCCGTAAGGAACTGGGATTGTATGCAAACCTGCGTCCTATTAAGTTGTTTGATGAGCTGCTGGAAGCTTCCAGCATCAAGCCGGAAATACTGCGTGGAGCAGATATCCTGTTCTTCCGCGAGCTGACCGGTGATGTTTACTTTGGTGAAAAGAATCGTTCAGAAGATCGTAACACAGCTTCTGACCTGATGATCTATCACAAGTATGAAGTAGAGCGCATTGCCCGCAAAGCATTTGAAGCTGCACGTACACGTCGCAATAAACTGTGCTCTGTGGATAAAGCAAACGTACTGGAAGCAAGCCGTCTGTGGCGCGAAGTAGTACAGGCACTGGCAAAAGAATATACTGACGTAGAGGTAGAACATATGTTCATTGATAACGCTGCTATGCAACTGGTGAAGGATCCTAAACGTTTCGACGTGGTGGTAACCGGCAACCTGTTTGGCGATATCCTGACAGACGAAGCATCTCAGATCGCTGGTTCTATGGGTATGCTGGCTTCTGCTTCAGTAGGTGACAGCGTTGGCTTCTACGAGCCTATCCATGGTTCTGCACATGACATTGCAGGGAAAGGTATTGCCAATCCGCTGGCTTCTATCCTGTCTGCAGCACTGATGCTGGATATTTCTTTTGGACTGAAAAATGAATCGCTGCGTGTGATCAAGGCGGTAGAAGCTACTTTGAAACAAGGCTTCCGTACAATGGATATTGCGAACAAGCATACAGACAACCATCTGGTAATGGGTACTGATGCAATGGGCGCCAAAGTACTGGAGAATTTAAACTAA
- a CDS encoding 2-isopropylmalate synthase — MSDKNRVYVFDTTLRDGEQVPGCQLTTVEKITIAKELEALGVDVIEAGFPISSPGDFQSVVEISKAVSEPVICALTRANTMDIDAAAEALRFAKRKRIHTGIGSSDMHIKYKFNSTREEILKRAADAVKYARKFVDDVEFYAEDAGRADNAYLAQMIEAVIAAGATVVNIPDTNGYCLPDQYGAKIKYLMDHVSNIDKAIISVHCHNDLGMATANSIAGVINGARQVECTINGIGERAGNTSLEEVAMILKTHHALGYHTGIQSKKLYQLSNMVETMMRMPVQPNKAIIGRNAFAHSSGIHQDGVLKHRENYEILNPEDVGIESNAIILTARSGRHALKHHLERLGYKLDKVNLDEVYQRFLVMADSKKEISDADLLELMGNGNDQNYSDDKAIKVTLLQVVCGDPLRPMATVKLKINGEEKEASSAGNGPVDAAINAIHEIIKDQIDIDEFNIQSMRGGSADVSKVNMRVKHNGQSYYGYGTSTDIVNASMHAYVDALNKIF, encoded by the coding sequence ATGAGCGATAAAAATCGTGTGTACGTCTTCGATACTACTCTCCGTGATGGTGAACAGGTACCTGGCTGTCAGCTGACCACAGTTGAAAAGATCACTATAGCCAAGGAGCTGGAAGCACTGGGAGTAGATGTTATTGAAGCCGGTTTCCCAATATCGAGCCCCGGCGATTTCCAGAGCGTAGTAGAAATATCAAAAGCTGTAAGTGAGCCGGTGATCTGTGCACTTACCCGTGCAAACACTATGGATATTGATGCTGCTGCCGAAGCCCTGCGTTTTGCAAAACGTAAGCGTATTCATACAGGTATCGGTTCTTCCGATATGCACATTAAATATAAATTCAACAGTACCCGCGAGGAGATCCTGAAGCGTGCTGCTGATGCGGTAAAATATGCACGTAAATTTGTTGACGATGTAGAATTTTATGCAGAAGATGCAGGCCGTGCAGACAATGCATACCTCGCGCAGATGATCGAAGCAGTGATTGCCGCAGGTGCGACTGTAGTAAACATTCCTGATACGAATGGTTACTGTCTGCCTGACCAGTATGGTGCCAAGATCAAGTACCTGATGGATCATGTGTCTAACATTGATAAAGCAATTATCTCCGTACACTGTCACAACGATTTGGGTATGGCTACTGCCAACTCTATCGCTGGTGTGATCAACGGTGCACGTCAGGTAGAATGTACCATCAATGGTATTGGTGAGCGTGCAGGTAATACTTCTCTCGAAGAGGTGGCGATGATCCTGAAAACACATCATGCATTGGGTTATCATACAGGTATTCAGTCAAAGAAACTGTATCAGCTGAGCAACATGGTTGAAACTATGATGCGCATGCCGGTGCAACCGAATAAGGCGATTATAGGCCGCAATGCATTTGCACATAGTTCCGGTATTCACCAGGATGGTGTGCTGAAGCATCGCGAAAACTATGAGATCCTGAATCCGGAAGATGTAGGTATCGAGTCGAATGCGATTATCCTGACTGCACGCAGTGGCCGTCATGCCCTGAAGCACCACCTGGAGCGACTGGGGTATAAACTGGATAAGGTGAATCTGGATGAGGTATATCAGCGCTTCCTGGTGATGGCAGATAGCAAGAAAGAGATTTCTGATGCAGATCTGTTAGAACTGATGGGGAATGGTAATGATCAGAATTATTCAGATGATAAGGCGATCAAGGTTACATTGTTGCAGGTAGTATGTGGTGATCCACTGCGTCCTATGGCGACCGTGAAGCTGAAGATCAATGGTGAGGAGAAAGAAGCCAGTTCTGCTGGTAATGGTCCGGTGGATGCGGCGATCAATGCGATCCATGAGATTATTAAAGATCAGATAGATATTGATGAATTTAATATCCAGTCAATGAGAGGGGGTAGTGCGGATGTGAGTAAGGTGAATATGAGGGTGAAGCATAATGGTCAGAGTTACTATGGATATGGGACTTCGACGGATATTGTGAATGCTTCTATGCATGCTTATGTAGATGCGCTGAATAAAATATTCTAG
- a CDS encoding M15 family metallopeptidase — MKFNYTVVIFFIFWYHFAFAQSNQSDLVDLTKYIPHIRLDIRYATANNFTHQVLYPRAAAYLKLPAAKALKEVQEELEERGLGLLIYDGYRPFSVTQKMWEIVPDERYAANPAKGSGHNRGIAVDLTLCDLKTGKPLAMPTDFDDFTEKAHQSYNVQDTSVANNRKLLREVMERHGFINLTTEWWHFYLKDGQEYPLMNIDFKQLQNF, encoded by the coding sequence TTGAAATTCAATTATACTGTTGTTATTTTCTTCATTTTCTGGTATCATTTTGCTTTTGCGCAAAGTAACCAGTCTGATTTGGTGGATCTTACGAAGTACATTCCGCATATCAGATTGGATATCCGGTATGCGACGGCTAATAACTTTACACACCAGGTGTTGTATCCGCGTGCAGCGGCTTATTTAAAATTGCCGGCAGCGAAGGCGTTGAAGGAAGTACAGGAGGAGTTGGAGGAACGGGGATTAGGGTTGTTGATCTATGATGGGTACAGACCATTTAGTGTGACGCAGAAGATGTGGGAGATTGTGCCGGATGAAAGATATGCGGCGAATCCGGCAAAAGGGTCAGGGCATAATAGAGGGATAGCAGTGGACCTTACCTTATGTGATTTAAAAACTGGAAAGCCTTTGGCAATGCCGACAGATTTTGATGATTTTACGGAGAAGGCGCATCAGTCGTATAATGTACAGGATACATCGGTGGCTAATAATCGGAAGTTATTGAGGGAGGTAATGGAGAGGCATGGGTTTATAAACTTAACTACGGAATGGTGGCATTTTTATTTGAAAGATGGACAGGAGTATCCGCTTATGAATATAGACTTTAAACAATTACAAAATTTCTGA
- a CDS encoding glucose 1-dehydrogenase: MNLFRLDNKVAVVTGGGSGIGQAIAKVFGAQGASVHIIELNEDGGRQTAADIIAEGGKAAVYGCNVAKQSEVVAVMEKITAAAGRIDILVNCAGIAHVGRLDTTSEEDLDRVYNVNVKGTYNCMFAVIGQMKAQKSGVILNVASIASSVGIPDRFAYSMSKGAVLTMTLSVAKDFIRDGIRCNCVSPARVHTPFVDGFIAKNYPGKEAEMFEKLSQTQPIGRMAKPVEVGTLALYLCSEEAGFITGCDYPLDGGFIKLNN, encoded by the coding sequence ATGAACCTGTTTAGATTAGATAATAAAGTGGCAGTTGTTACGGGCGGCGGTAGTGGAATTGGTCAGGCTATTGCTAAGGTTTTTGGTGCACAGGGCGCCAGTGTTCACATCATAGAGCTGAATGAAGACGGTGGTCGCCAGACAGCTGCAGACATCATTGCCGAAGGTGGCAAGGCTGCTGTATACGGCTGTAATGTAGCCAAACAGTCGGAAGTTGTCGCTGTGATGGAAAAGATCACTGCTGCCGCAGGCCGCATCGACATCCTCGTAAACTGTGCCGGTATTGCCCACGTAGGCCGGTTAGACACCACTTCAGAAGAAGATCTGGACAGGGTATATAATGTGAATGTGAAAGGTACGTACAACTGTATGTTCGCCGTAATCGGTCAGATGAAAGCACAAAAGAGCGGTGTGATCCTGAACGTAGCTTCTATAGCTTCCAGCGTAGGTATTCCTGACAGGTTTGCTTACTCTATGAGTAAAGGCGCAGTGCTTACGATGACCCTCTCTGTGGCAAAAGATTTTATCAGGGATGGTATCCGTTGTAACTGTGTGTCTCCTGCACGTGTGCATACACCATTTGTAGACGGTTTTATCGCTAAAAACTACCCTGGCAAAGAAGCTGAAATGTTTGAGAAACTCTCTCAGACACAACCAATTGGACGTATGGCTAAACCAGTAGAAGTAGGTACCCTGGCACTGTACCTGTGCTCAGAAGAAGCAGGCTTCATTACCGGTTGTGATTATCCATTGGATGGTGGTTTTATAAAGCTTAATAATTAA
- a CDS encoding fumarylacetoacetate hydrolase family protein, whose translation MKLIRFGAPGAEKPGVVTEAGMFDVSAFGEDFGEQFLATDGLNRLAAWWAQNEKNCPSVPAGTRLGSPITRPSKIICIGLNYADHAKETNAAIPQEPIVFFKSTTALVGPNDDLVIPRNSVKTDWEVELAVVIGRKASYIEEKDALEYIAGYALHNDYSEREFQLERGGQWVKGKSNDTFAPLGPWLVTKEEIKDVDNLRLWLTLNGKTMQDGTTANLIFKIPFIVSYLSQFMTLLPGDVISTGTPAGVGLGMKPNVYVKAGDVIELGIDGLGTSKQIAVAFK comes from the coding sequence ATGAAACTGATACGATTTGGAGCACCGGGAGCTGAGAAGCCGGGAGTGGTAACCGAAGCAGGCATGTTTGATGTCAGTGCATTCGGGGAAGATTTTGGTGAGCAATTTCTGGCGACAGATGGACTGAATCGCCTGGCTGCATGGTGGGCGCAAAATGAAAAAAATTGCCCTTCTGTGCCTGCAGGTACCCGTCTCGGAAGCCCTATCACAAGGCCTTCCAAGATTATTTGCATTGGTCTGAACTACGCTGACCATGCAAAGGAAACCAATGCAGCAATTCCACAGGAACCAATCGTATTTTTCAAGAGTACTACTGCGCTGGTAGGCCCGAATGATGACTTAGTCATTCCCCGCAACAGCGTAAAAACTGACTGGGAAGTGGAACTGGCTGTGGTGATTGGCAGGAAAGCCAGCTATATAGAAGAAAAAGATGCGCTGGAATACATAGCAGGTTATGCACTGCACAACGACTATAGCGAGCGTGAGTTCCAGCTGGAACGTGGCGGACAGTGGGTAAAAGGGAAGAGTAATGACACCTTTGCACCGCTGGGCCCATGGCTGGTAACCAAAGAGGAAATTAAAGATGTGGATAACCTGCGTCTGTGGTTAACCCTGAATGGAAAAACCATGCAGGACGGTACTACAGCCAACCTGATCTTTAAGATTCCTTTCATCGTTTCCTACCTGAGCCAGTTTATGACCCTGCTGCCGGGCGATGTGATCTCTACAGGTACACCTGCAGGCGTAGGTTTGGGAATGAAACCAAATGTATATGTAAAAGCTGGTGATGTGATTGAGCTGGGTATTGACGGTTTGGGTACATCCAAACAAATAGCTGTTGCTTTCAAATAA
- a CDS encoding L-rhamnose mutarotase — protein MKRHCLALDLKNDPVLIAEYEAYHREIWPEIRKSILDSGIVNMEIYRIMDRLFMIMEVDETFSFEKKDAADAANPKVQEWEALMWKYQQALPVARPGEKWIFMEKIFAL, from the coding sequence ATGAAGAGGCACTGTCTTGCGTTAGATCTGAAGAATGACCCGGTTTTGATCGCTGAGTACGAAGCGTATCACCGGGAAATATGGCCTGAAATCAGGAAGAGTATTTTAGACAGCGGCATAGTGAACATGGAGATTTACCGTATCATGGACCGCCTGTTTATGATCATGGAAGTAGATGAAACGTTTTCATTCGAAAAGAAAGATGCTGCAGATGCTGCTAACCCCAAAGTACAGGAGTGGGAAGCACTGATGTGGAAATACCAGCAGGCCTTACCAGTGGCCAGGCCGGGAGAAAAATGGATATTTATGGAGAAGATCTTTGCATTGTAA
- a CDS encoding amidohydrolase family protein, with protein MVIDAHQHFWQYHPVKDAWITDDMKVIQQDFLPQHLLPVLAQNNVDGCVAVQADQSEMETDFLLGLAAGHDFIKGIVGWIDLRDADLEDRLAHYSQYPVLKGFRHIVQGEPDPAFIIREDFCRGIQLLSKYNFTYDILVYPVQLPAVATFVQKFPDHRLVIDHLAKPYIKTGDVENWAKQMRAIARYPHVYCKLSGMVTEADWNNWEPAHFAPFLEVCLEAFGADRLLFGSDWPVCQVAGSYTQVKGIVTDYISHLSATEQAKIMGGNAIAFYGL; from the coding sequence ATGGTCATAGACGCTCACCAGCATTTTTGGCAATATCATCCTGTAAAGGATGCCTGGATCACTGATGATATGAAAGTGATCCAGCAGGATTTTTTGCCACAACACCTACTACCGGTTTTGGCGCAAAATAATGTGGATGGCTGTGTCGCTGTACAGGCGGACCAGTCAGAGATGGAAACTGATTTCCTGCTGGGGCTTGCTGCCGGACATGATTTTATTAAAGGCATTGTGGGTTGGATAGATCTGCGCGATGCAGACCTGGAAGACAGGCTGGCGCATTATAGCCAGTATCCCGTGCTGAAAGGTTTCAGGCATATCGTACAAGGTGAGCCTGATCCTGCATTTATTATCAGGGAAGACTTTTGCAGGGGTATACAACTCCTGTCGAAATACAACTTTACTTACGACATCCTGGTCTACCCGGTACAACTACCGGCAGTAGCTACGTTTGTACAGAAATTTCCAGATCACCGGTTGGTGATCGATCATCTGGCCAAACCGTATATTAAAACCGGTGATGTCGAAAACTGGGCAAAACAGATGCGTGCCATTGCCCGGTATCCGCATGTATATTGCAAACTCAGTGGTATGGTCACTGAAGCTGACTGGAACAACTGGGAGCCGGCACATTTTGCGCCATTCCTGGAAGTTTGCCTGGAAGCTTTTGGGGCAGACAGACTCCTGTTTGGCTCCGACTGGCCGGTATGCCAGGTTGCGGGTAGCTATACACAGGTAAAAGGTATTGTGACTGATTATATCAGTCATTTATCTGCAACAGAGCAGGCAAAGATAATGGGTGGAAATGCGATTGCATTTTATGGGCTATAG